The following are encoded together in the Asticcacaulis sp. genome:
- a CDS encoding NAD-dependent succinate-semialdehyde dehydrogenase → MQLSASQKALLNGLIFDTAAADRFAVLNPADGSTLCYVQAHGAAETRTAIDAADKAFPAWSGLTAKARSIILKKWNDLVLAHAEDMAMLVTLEQGRPIRETRGEVTYGASFIEWFAEEAKRAYGRTIPATLPGKHLQTIKQPVGVCAAITPWNFPISMITRKVAPALAAGCTVVIKPSEETPLSALALYALAKQAGLPDGVISIITSVHAKEVGEVMTSDTRVKKLSFTGSTPVGKLLYAACAPTMKKVSMELGGNAPFIVFDDAELDAAVEGALASKYRNSGQTCVCANRILVQAGIYDRFAKALADKVKAMKLEPGWLEETTLGPLINQKAIDKVEHLVSDAVKHGAHVVTGGQVDAHGPLFYQGTVLTNVTRDMEIFDTEIFGPVAPLFRFETEEEAIQLANDTPFGLAAYAYTRDIGRAMRVASKLQYGMVGMNDGLISTEVTPFGGVKESGIGREGAIEGIEEYLNVKYISYGGLGAI, encoded by the coding sequence ATGCAACTCTCTGCCTCACAAAAAGCCCTGCTGAACGGGCTGATTTTTGATACGGCCGCAGCCGACCGTTTTGCAGTCCTCAATCCGGCCGACGGCTCGACCCTCTGCTACGTGCAGGCGCATGGCGCGGCGGAAACCAGGACCGCCATCGACGCTGCCGACAAGGCTTTCCCGGCCTGGTCGGGCCTGACCGCCAAGGCGCGCTCGATCATTCTGAAAAAGTGGAATGACCTGGTCCTCGCCCATGCCGAGGACATGGCCATGCTGGTGACCCTGGAGCAGGGACGGCCGATCCGCGAGACGCGCGGTGAGGTGACCTACGGCGCCTCCTTTATCGAATGGTTTGCCGAAGAGGCCAAGCGCGCCTATGGCCGCACCATTCCGGCCACCCTGCCGGGCAAGCACCTGCAGACGATCAAGCAGCCGGTGGGTGTCTGCGCCGCCATCACGCCGTGGAACTTTCCGATTTCGATGATCACCCGCAAGGTGGCGCCCGCGCTGGCTGCTGGTTGTACCGTGGTGATCAAGCCCTCCGAAGAAACGCCGCTGTCGGCCTTGGCGCTCTATGCCCTGGCGAAACAGGCGGGCTTGCCCGATGGCGTGATCAGCATCATTACCAGCGTCCACGCAAAGGAAGTGGGCGAGGTCATGACCTCCGATACGCGCGTCAAGAAGCTCAGCTTCACGGGCTCCACGCCCGTAGGCAAGCTGCTCTATGCCGCCTGCGCGCCCACCATGAAAAAGGTATCGATGGAACTGGGCGGCAATGCGCCATTCATCGTCTTTGATGATGCCGAACTGGACGCCGCCGTTGAAGGCGCGCTGGCCTCGAAATATCGTAATTCCGGCCAGACCTGCGTCTGCGCCAACCGCATTCTGGTGCAGGCCGGCATCTATGACCGCTTTGCCAAGGCCCTGGCCGACAAGGTGAAAGCGATGAAGCTGGAGCCGGGCTGGCTGGAAGAAACGACGCTGGGGCCGCTCATCAATCAGAAGGCCATCGACAAGGTGGAGCATTTGGTCAGTGACGCCGTGAAGCATGGCGCACACGTCGTGACTGGTGGGCAGGTCGATGCGCATGGACCGCTGTTCTATCAGGGCACGGTGCTGACCAATGTCACCCGCGACATGGAAATTTTCGACACGGAAATCTTCGGGCCGGTGGCACCGCTGTTCAGGTTCGAGACCGAGGAAGAGGCCATTCAACTGGCCAATGATACGCCGTTCGGCCTGGCGGCTTACGCCTATACCCGCGATATCGGCCGCGCCATGCGCGTGGCGAGTAAGCTGCAATATGGGATGGTCGGCATGAATGATGGCTTGATCTCGACCGAGGTGACGCCCTTTGGTGGCGTCAAGGAATCCGGTATCGGCCGCGAAGGCGCAATCGAGGGCATCGAGGAGTATCTCAACGTGAAATACATCTCCTATGGCGGTCTGGGGGCAATTTGA
- a CDS encoding ABC transporter ATP-binding protein: MSAHPIISFENITKRFGKTTAVDNVSLTINEGEFFSLLGPSGCGKTTLLRMLAGFEMPTEGRILIDGKDVSTVSPNQRPVNMVFQSYAVFPHMTVLDNVAYGLKMDGVGASERRDRAEEALKLVQLAGYGVRKPDQLSGGQRQRVALARALVKKPRVLLLDEPLSALDAKLRDQMRSELTSLQQKVGITFIMVTHDQDEALAMASRCAVMNRGLLQQVATPSDLYEFPNSRFVADFIGSVNMFEGILDVDAKDHAIINTQEMGPVYLDHGVTGPEKGTVWAAVRPEKIELHKRTDKAPKVDDAPEGYNVAAGVVKHMVYLGSETNYEIEISGGRLIKVVRPNLTRWDQEDFELGEQVWISFHACSPAVLLS, encoded by the coding sequence ATGTCCGCTCATCCGATCATCAGCTTTGAAAACATCACCAAGCGCTTCGGCAAGACGACGGCGGTGGATAATGTGTCCCTGACCATCAATGAAGGCGAGTTCTTCTCACTGCTGGGCCCTTCCGGCTGCGGTAAGACGACTCTGCTGCGGATGCTGGCCGGTTTTGAAATGCCGACCGAGGGCCGCATCCTGATCGACGGCAAGGATGTCTCGACCGTTTCGCCCAATCAGCGGCCGGTCAATATGGTCTTTCAGTCCTATGCCGTTTTCCCGCATATGACCGTTCTGGATAATGTCGCCTACGGCCTGAAGATGGACGGGGTCGGGGCTTCCGAGCGCCGTGACCGTGCCGAAGAGGCGCTGAAACTGGTGCAACTGGCCGGCTATGGGGTTCGCAAGCCCGATCAGCTTTCTGGCGGCCAGCGGCAACGGGTGGCCCTGGCGCGAGCTCTGGTCAAGAAACCGCGCGTGCTGCTGCTCGATGAACCGCTGTCGGCGCTGGATGCCAAGCTGCGTGACCAGATGCGCAGCGAACTGACCAGCTTGCAACAGAAGGTCGGCATTACCTTCATCATGGTGACGCACGATCAGGATGAAGCCCTGGCCATGGCCTCGCGCTGCGCCGTCATGAATCGCGGTCTGCTGCAACAGGTGGCCACGCCGTCTGATCTCTATGAATTCCCCAATTCGCGCTTCGTGGCGGATTTCATCGGCAGCGTGAACATGTTCGAGGGCATACTCGATGTCGATGCCAAGGACCACGCCATCATCAATACCCAGGAAATGGGGCCGGTCTATCTCGACCACGGGGTCACGGGGCCGGAAAAAGGCACGGTGTGGGCGGCGGTGCGGCCGGAAAAGATCGAACTGCACAAGCGCACCGACAAGGCACCGAAGGTGGATGACGCGCCGGAAGGCTATAATGTCGCTGCCGGCGTGGTGAAGCACATGGTCTATCTCGGTTCGGAAACCAATTACGAGATCGAGATTTCTGGCGGCCGCCTGATCAAGGTGGTGCGCCCCAACCTGACGCGCTGGGACCAGGAAGATTTTGAACTGGGAGAACAGGTCTGGATCAGCTTCCATGCCTGTTCGCCGGCGGTGCTGCTGAGTTAA
- a CDS encoding glutamine synthetase family protein, producing MSERVATVEEAKAFLDANPHINYFEILFTSMTGVPRGKRLRRHELLPIYEYGRFLPGSILVVDTLGADCEDTGLVWEDGDADRVARPVPGMLVPAPWLGDDVGQVMLSLYELDGTPNDLDPRHVLQGVLDRYKADGLTPVVACELEYYLVDIERGHDGQLMPATGFNTGENPKGIQVYGLPEIEAHGAFFRQLWETADAQNIPLEGAISEFAPGQVELTLKHKPDALRAADDAVMYKRLAKGVALSLGIEATFMAKPWADRAGSGFHVHISVADKDGNNLCASEDPQGSKLLHNMIGGMKDHLADVMGILAPGANSYKRFKANSYAPVGLTWGVNNRTVSLRVTAGPAHTRHVEHRVAGADANPYLVLAAILACAHHGIAHKTNPGPAVVGNGYAVAAESGATLPTNWFAAVDYLDKSKVLRDYLGERFVDMYVKVKRTEQARFFEEITELDYDWYLRNA from the coding sequence CTGTCCGAGCGCGTGGCGACGGTGGAGGAGGCGAAGGCCTTTCTCGATGCTAACCCGCATATCAACTATTTCGAGATCCTGTTCACCTCGATGACCGGCGTGCCGCGCGGCAAGCGTCTGCGCCGTCACGAACTGCTGCCGATCTATGAATATGGCCGCTTCCTGCCAGGCTCCATCCTGGTGGTTGATACCCTGGGCGCCGATTGCGAGGATACCGGCCTGGTCTGGGAAGATGGCGACGCCGATCGCGTGGCGCGACCCGTGCCGGGTATGCTGGTGCCGGCACCGTGGCTGGGTGATGATGTCGGCCAGGTCATGCTGTCGCTCTATGAACTGGACGGCACACCTAACGACCTCGATCCGCGCCATGTGCTGCAAGGCGTGCTCGATCGCTACAAGGCCGATGGCCTGACGCCGGTGGTCGCCTGCGAACTGGAATATTATCTCGTCGATATCGAGCGCGGTCACGACGGCCAACTGATGCCCGCCACCGGCTTCAATACCGGCGAAAACCCGAAGGGTATCCAGGTCTATGGCCTGCCGGAGATCGAGGCGCACGGCGCGTTTTTCAGGCAGCTCTGGGAAACCGCCGATGCACAGAATATCCCGCTGGAAGGGGCGATTTCCGAATTCGCACCGGGCCAGGTCGAGCTGACGCTCAAGCACAAGCCCGATGCCCTGCGCGCCGCCGATGACGCGGTGATGTACAAGCGCCTGGCCAAGGGCGTGGCGCTGTCACTTGGCATCGAGGCCACATTCATGGCAAAGCCGTGGGCGGATCGCGCTGGTTCTGGCTTCCATGTCCATATTTCGGTGGCGGACAAGGACGGCAACAATCTCTGCGCTTCGGAAGACCCGCAGGGCTCCAAGCTGCTGCATAACATGATCGGCGGCATGAAGGATCATCTGGCCGACGTCATGGGCATACTGGCGCCCGGCGCCAACAGCTATAAGCGCTTCAAGGCCAATTCCTACGCGCCGGTCGGCCTGACCTGGGGCGTCAATAACCGGACGGTTAGCTTGCGCGTCACCGCCGGCCCGGCCCATACGCGCCATGTCGAGCACCGCGTGGCCGGCGCCGACGCCAATCCGTACCTTGTGCTGGCGGCGATCCTGGCCTGTGCGCACCATGGCATCGCCCACAAGACCAATCCTGGCCCGGCAGTGGTCGGCAATGGCTATGCCGTGGCGGCGGAAAGCGGCGCCACCCTGCCGACCAACTGGTTCGCGGCCGTGGATTATCTCGATAAGTCGAAGGTCTTGCGTGACTACCTCGGCGAGCGTTTCGTTGACATGTATGTCAAGGTCAAGCGCACCGAGCAGGCACGCTTCTTTGAAGAAATTACCGAACTGGACTACGACTGGTATCTGCGCAACGCATAG
- a CDS encoding aspartate aminotransferase family protein codes for MNAPAKPTLRNYDMAELKKLDMAHHLPAQSDYKLQHELGGSRIITRAEGCVITDAEGKSLLDGMAGLWCVNVGYGREELARVAYEQMLELPYYNTFFKTATPPPVRLAAKIAEKMHQSDPDLMHVFFNSSGSEANDTIFRLVRYYWELKGEPKRTVFISRKNAYHGSTVAGASLGGMTFMHAQGGLPIPGIEHVDQPYPFGEGFGEDPAAFGERVAQTIEDRILAVGPENVAAFIGEPVQGAGGVIIPPDSYWPKVEAICRKYGILLICDEVICGFGRLGHWFGHQQWGIKPDLIAMAKGLSSGYLPISAVGVSRKIVDVLLEKGGDFVHGYTYSGHPTCAAVALANIEIMENENLIERTRTVTGPYLSKALKRLDAHPLVGEARSLGLIGAVEIVSEKGTNKRFKGAEGTAGPIVRDLCIKNGLMVRGIRDSIVMCPPLIITEAEIDQLVDTIEKSLNEAEPVLRAL; via the coding sequence ATGAACGCGCCTGCCAAACCCACCCTGCGTAATTACGACATGGCCGAACTGAAGAAGCTCGACATGGCGCACCATTTGCCGGCGCAGTCGGATTACAAGCTCCAGCATGAACTGGGCGGCTCGCGCATCATAACCCGCGCCGAGGGCTGCGTGATCACCGACGCCGAGGGTAAGTCGCTGCTCGATGGCATGGCCGGCCTGTGGTGCGTCAATGTCGGCTATGGCCGCGAGGAACTGGCTCGCGTCGCCTATGAGCAGATGCTGGAACTGCCCTATTACAACACCTTCTTCAAGACGGCGACACCGCCGCCGGTCAGGCTGGCGGCCAAGATCGCCGAGAAGATGCATCAGTCAGATCCGGACCTGATGCACGTCTTCTTCAATTCATCGGGTTCGGAAGCCAATGACACCATCTTCCGTCTGGTGCGCTATTATTGGGAACTAAAGGGCGAGCCCAAACGCACGGTCTTTATTTCACGCAAGAACGCCTATCATGGCTCGACGGTCGCCGGCGCGTCTCTCGGCGGCATGACCTTCATGCACGCCCAGGGCGGCCTGCCTATCCCCGGCATCGAGCATGTTGATCAGCCCTATCCGTTCGGGGAAGGCTTTGGTGAAGACCCGGCCGCTTTTGGCGAGCGCGTGGCGCAGACCATCGAGGACCGCATCCTGGCCGTCGGCCCGGAAAACGTCGCCGCCTTTATCGGTGAGCCGGTGCAGGGCGCCGGCGGCGTCATCATCCCGCCGGACAGCTACTGGCCGAAGGTTGAGGCCATCTGCCGCAAATATGGCATCCTGCTGATCTGTGACGAAGTGATCTGCGGTTTCGGCCGCCTGGGCCACTGGTTCGGTCACCAGCAATGGGGCATCAAGCCGGACCTGATCGCCATGGCCAAGGGCCTGTCCTCCGGCTACCTGCCGATTTCGGCGGTCGGCGTTTCCAGAAAGATCGTCGATGTGTTGCTGGAGAAAGGCGGGGATTTCGTCCACGGCTATACCTATTCCGGTCACCCGACCTGCGCCGCCGTGGCCCTGGCCAATATCGAGATCATGGAAAACGAGAACCTGATCGAGCGCACGCGCACCGTCACCGGGCCGTACCTTTCTAAGGCATTGAAGCGACTGGATGCGCATCCATTGGTTGGTGAAGCGCGCTCCCTGGGCCTGATCGGCGCGGTCGAAATCGTGTCTGAAAAAGGCACGAACAAACGCTTCAAGGGCGCGGAAGGCACGGCCGGGCCGATCGTGCGCGACCTGTGCATCAAGAATGGCCTGATGGTGCGCGGCATCCGCGACAGTATCGTCATGTGTCCGCCGCTGATCATCACCGAAGCTGAAATCGATCAACTCGTCGATACGATAGAGAAATCGCTGAACGAGGCCGAGCCGGTCCTGCGCGCGCTCTAA
- a CDS encoding spermidine/putrescine ABC transporter substrate-binding protein, which translates to MSSKTSRRSLLTALGAAAVGISFGAAGCSKPAGKGAAAGAEAPTLNFYNWDTYIGETTLADFKTASGIDVNMTLFATNDELFAKMKTGNSGYDVIVPSNDFVTRLADSGLLLPLDHAKLPNIKNIDPAFMNPDYDPGRKWSVPYTWLVLGIGYRKSKMKDMGGGNKIPDSWKWVFDSDLYKGKIALLSEAGDLMRLGAKYLGHSVNDITPETIAQVEKMLTKQKPNVHAFHNDDGQDMLVSKEVDIVIEYNGDIAQVMAEDKDHDMDFVVPKEGSQLNSDTWCIPKDSPRPDNAHKFLNYMMDAQAGAEIYKTIMYPTPNAAAKALMPDSYKNNPVIFPPADILAKCEYAKFNQELASQFEEAVTRMRAS; encoded by the coding sequence ATGAGTTCGAAAACTTCCAGACGCTCGCTTTTGACCGCACTGGGCGCTGCCGCCGTGGGGATCAGCTTCGGTGCCGCCGGTTGCTCCAAACCCGCCGGCAAGGGGGCAGCCGCTGGGGCGGAAGCGCCCACGCTGAACTTCTATAACTGGGACACCTATATCGGCGAAACCACCCTGGCGGACTTCAAAACGGCGTCGGGTATCGATGTCAACATGACCCTGTTCGCCACCAATGACGAACTGTTCGCCAAGATGAAGACCGGCAATTCCGGCTATGATGTCATTGTGCCGTCGAACGATTTCGTGACGCGTCTGGCGGATTCCGGCCTGTTGCTGCCGCTCGATCATGCCAAGCTGCCGAACATCAAGAATATCGATCCGGCCTTCATGAACCCCGATTACGATCCGGGCCGCAAGTGGTCGGTGCCCTATACCTGGCTGGTGCTCGGTATCGGCTATCGCAAGTCCAAGATGAAGGACATGGGCGGCGGCAACAAGATTCCCGACTCGTGGAAGTGGGTGTTCGATTCCGACCTGTATAAGGGCAAGATCGCGCTCCTTTCAGAGGCCGGTGACCTGATGCGCCTGGGCGCCAAGTATCTCGGCCACAGCGTCAACGACATCACGCCGGAGACCATCGCCCAGGTCGAGAAGATGCTGACCAAACAGAAGCCGAATGTCCACGCCTTCCACAATGACGACGGCCAAGACATGCTGGTCTCCAAGGAAGTCGATATCGTCATCGAATACAATGGCGACATCGCCCAGGTCATGGCTGAGGACAAGGACCACGACATGGATTTCGTGGTGCCGAAGGAAGGTAGCCAGCTCAATTCCGACACCTGGTGCATCCCGAAGGATTCGCCGCGTCCGGACAATGCGCACAAGTTCCTCAACTACATGATGGATGCCCAGGCCGGCGCCGAAATCTACAAGACCATCATGTACCCGACGCCGAACGCGGCCGCCAAGGCGCTCATGCCGGACAGCTACAAGAACAACCCGGTCATCTTCCCGCCGGCGGATATCCTGGCCAAGTGCGAATACGCCAAATTCAATCAGGAACTGGCCTCGCAGTTCGAGGAAGCCGTCACGCGGATGCGCGCGAGCTAA
- a CDS encoding aspartate aminotransferase family protein, producing the protein MTDLQSFLTQQCEIFTATHPKSQALAAKATAWRDGVPMHWMRDWAAPFPMYVQSAKAATLTDVDGHAYDDFCLGDTPSMFGHARPELAAAIAKQAGEGVGFMLPTPLANEVGDLLRARFGMEQWQVATTASDANRAVIRWARAITKRDKILVFDGCYHGMVDDCFVALYDGMAANKKGLIGQVQDQTRTTKVIPFNDLPALAEALAAGDIAAVLAEPVMTNCGMIQPIDGFNERLRDLCTQHGALLILDETHTLSSGPSGYTGAHDLKPDMFVVGKAIGGGIPAAVWGVTAHIAARMDQAQAEIGPGQSGIGTTLSGNALVMAAIKTMLTNVMTEEGYKHMLRGAAYLVAGLRDVIKRHDLPWSVVHVGARAELIFAPQAPKNAEAMRRHLDHDLLEVFHLYLINKGVLIAPFHNMMLISPQTGFDAIDRLVTAVASFSQELNA; encoded by the coding sequence TTGACCGATCTGCAATCTTTCCTTACCCAACAGTGTGAAATCTTCACCGCCACGCATCCGAAATCGCAGGCCCTGGCCGCAAAGGCGACGGCGTGGCGCGATGGTGTGCCCATGCACTGGATGCGCGACTGGGCGGCGCCGTTCCCGATGTATGTCCAATCCGCCAAGGCCGCGACCCTGACCGATGTCGACGGTCATGCTTACGACGACTTCTGCCTCGGCGATACGCCCTCGATGTTCGGCCATGCCCGGCCGGAACTGGCGGCGGCGATCGCCAAACAGGCCGGCGAGGGCGTCGGTTTCATGCTGCCGACCCCACTGGCCAATGAGGTCGGTGACCTGCTGCGGGCGCGCTTTGGGATGGAACAGTGGCAGGTAGCGACCACGGCGTCGGACGCCAATCGCGCCGTGATCCGCTGGGCGCGCGCCATTACGAAGCGCGACAAGATACTGGTCTTTGACGGCTGCTATCACGGCATGGTCGATGACTGTTTCGTGGCGCTCTATGACGGAATGGCCGCCAATAAAAAGGGTCTGATCGGTCAGGTGCAGGACCAGACGCGCACCACGAAGGTCATTCCCTTCAATGACTTGCCCGCGCTGGCTGAGGCGCTGGCGGCTGGCGATATCGCCGCCGTTCTGGCCGAGCCGGTGATGACCAATTGCGGGATGATCCAGCCGATCGACGGTTTCAATGAGCGCTTGCGTGACCTCTGTACGCAGCATGGAGCCCTGTTGATTCTGGACGAGACCCACACCCTGTCCTCCGGGCCTTCGGGCTACACCGGCGCGCATGATCTGAAGCCGGATATGTTCGTGGTCGGCAAGGCCATTGGCGGCGGTATCCCGGCGGCCGTCTGGGGCGTGACCGCCCACATCGCTGCGCGTATGGATCAGGCGCAAGCCGAGATCGGCCCTGGACAATCCGGTATCGGCACCACGCTGTCGGGCAATGCGCTGGTGATGGCGGCGATCAAAACCATGCTGACCAATGTGATGACCGAAGAAGGCTACAAGCATATGTTGCGCGGCGCTGCCTATCTGGTCGCCGGCCTGCGCGATGTCATCAAACGCCATGATCTGCCGTGGTCGGTGGTCCATGTTGGGGCGCGGGCGGAGCTTATCTTTGCGCCGCAAGCGCCGAAAAACGCCGAGGCCATGCGCCGGCACCTCGATCATGACCTGCTCGAAGTCTTCCATCTTTATCTGATCAACAAAGGCGTGCTGATTGCGCCCTTCCACAATATGATGCTTATCTCTCCGCAGACCGGATTCGACGCCATCGACCGGCTGGTAACGGCGGTAGCTAGCTTTTCACAGGAACTGAACGCATGA
- a CDS encoding ABC transporter permease: protein MEQSWRQAKSIFLTMISAPLFWLVFFFFLPLGIVWLYSFGENRGLIDIAFTGTWANYAHALDDPYPGIFWKSAWIAALTTFLCLVVGFPVALAITFAPEKAKSWLLLAVMLPFWTNLLIRTYALIAVLRTEGYVNMTYHWLFDMANKVVGGSLGEFTALPLLHNNFAVVFGLVFVNLPFMILPLYSTLDRMDRSLLEASLDLGAGHIGTLFNVVVPLAGAGIMSGILITFIPALGSYLTPDLLGGPDSQMIANVIESQFKRANNWPFGAALSFILVYLTFIGIALQGIIERKDKGRAA, encoded by the coding sequence GTGGAGCAAAGTTGGCGCCAGGCGAAAAGTATCTTCCTGACCATGATCAGCGCGCCGCTGTTCTGGCTGGTCTTCTTTTTCTTCCTGCCCCTGGGCATCGTCTGGCTCTACAGCTTCGGCGAAAACCGCGGGCTGATCGATATTGCCTTCACCGGCACCTGGGCCAACTATGCCCATGCGCTGGATGATCCCTATCCCGGCATCTTCTGGAAATCGGCCTGGATCGCCGCGCTGACCACCTTTCTATGTCTGGTCGTCGGCTTTCCGGTGGCGCTGGCCATCACCTTCGCGCCGGAAAAGGCCAAGTCTTGGCTGCTGCTAGCGGTGATGCTGCCCTTCTGGACCAATCTGCTGATCCGCACCTATGCTCTGATCGCCGTCCTGCGAACCGAGGGTTATGTCAATATGACCTATCACTGGCTGTTCGATATGGCCAACAAGGTGGTGGGGGGATCGCTTGGCGAATTCACGGCCTTGCCCCTGTTGCACAATAATTTCGCCGTCGTCTTCGGCCTCGTCTTTGTCAACCTGCCCTTCATGATCCTGCCGCTTTACTCGACGCTCGACCGCATGGACCGTTCGCTGCTGGAAGCCTCGCTCGATCTCGGCGCCGGGCATATCGGTACCCTGTTCAATGTCGTTGTGCCGCTGGCGGGGGCGGGAATCATGTCGGGTATCCTGATCACCTTCATCCCGGCGCTCGGTTCCTACCTGACGCCCGATTTGCTCGGTGGGCCGGATTCGCAAATGATCGCCAATGTGATCGAGAGCCAGTTCAAGCGCGCCAATAACTGGCCGTTCGGCGCGGCGCTCAGTTTCATTCTGGTCTATCTGACCTTTATCGGCATCGCCCTTCAGGGAATCATTGAACGCAAGGACAAGGGGAGGGCCGCCTGA
- a CDS encoding gamma-glutamyl-gamma-aminobutyrate hydrolase family protein has translation MKPVVGIMACNRTVGVENAHAVMERYVRSAITYGDCHALLIPPLTDNFSSAALTARLDGLMLTGSPSNVQSSLYGSEGGEGPFDEGRDAVSLGMIECTINLGKPVFGICRGFQEINVVLGGSLRRDVGYGAANGANGISHHAPDGTEFHEQFENYHEVSLAAGGVLDGVYGRDHLRVNSVHYQGVDRLGDGLAVEATAPDGLIEAFSANISGSQVLGVQWHPEWQADKYPDSQAYFRLMGQALRGMPLR, from the coding sequence ATGAAGCCCGTTGTCGGTATCATGGCGTGCAATCGCACCGTCGGCGTGGAAAATGCCCATGCCGTGATGGAGCGCTATGTCCGGTCCGCCATCACCTATGGCGACTGCCATGCCCTGCTGATCCCGCCTTTGACAGACAACTTCTCGTCTGCGGCGCTGACCGCGCGGCTGGATGGCCTGATGCTGACCGGTTCGCCCTCCAATGTACAGTCCAGCCTTTATGGCAGCGAAGGCGGCGAGGGGCCATTTGACGAAGGGCGGGATGCGGTCTCGCTCGGCATGATTGAGTGCACGATTAACCTGGGCAAGCCGGTCTTTGGCATCTGCCGCGGCTTCCAGGAAATCAATGTGGTGCTGGGCGGTTCCCTGCGACGCGATGTCGGTTATGGGGCGGCGAATGGTGCCAACGGTATCAGTCACCATGCGCCGGACGGTACTGAATTCCATGAGCAATTCGAGAATTACCACGAGGTGAGTCTGGCGGCCGGCGGTGTGCTCGATGGTGTCTATGGCCGTGATCACTTGCGGGTCAATTCCGTGCATTACCAGGGCGTAGACCGGCTGGGAGACGGGCTGGCGGTCGAGGCTACGGCCCCTGATGGCCTGATCGAAGCCTTCAGCGCCAATATCAGTGGTTCGCAGGTCCTGGGCGTGCAGTGGCATCCGGAATGGCAGGCGGACAAATACCCTGATAGCCAGGCTTATTTTCGCCTGATGGGGCAGGCCCTGCGCGGGATGCCTTTGCGTTGA
- a CDS encoding ABC transporter permease, whose product MTVTTAPAKLKKATPKTPPGPLEYLRRWPLQLWLVLVGLFLYIPLITLMIFSFNDSKRNIVWQGFTLKYYDKALHNDSLITAFGNSMTIALCSTIISVIIGAMAAIVLWRFRFVGKTAFNAGLAIPIVVPEICMGVGMLVFFAKVLSWPHDLPWPLDLGNIIIAHVSFSFPFVAVVVRARLGSFNRELEEAAKDLGASEFRALMDVVIPHIQPSLIAGGLLAFTLSLDDFVITFFTAGPDTVTFPVKVYSMVRFSVTPEVNAASTILIVVTVLLTFLALKFQGSSALTAGHGADDQ is encoded by the coding sequence ATGACCGTGACGACCGCACCCGCAAAGCTGAAAAAGGCGACTCCCAAGACCCCTCCGGGTCCACTGGAATATCTGCGCCGCTGGCCGCTGCAGCTATGGCTGGTTCTGGTCGGGCTGTTCCTCTATATCCCGCTGATTACCCTGATGATTTTCAGCTTCAACGACTCGAAGCGCAATATCGTCTGGCAGGGCTTCACCCTGAAATATTATGACAAGGCCCTGCATAACGACAGCTTGATCACGGCCTTTGGCAACTCCATGACCATCGCCCTGTGCTCCACCATCATTTCGGTGATCATCGGCGCCATGGCAGCCATCGTTCTGTGGCGGTTCCGCTTTGTCGGCAAGACGGCCTTCAATGCTGGCCTGGCCATTCCGATCGTCGTACCGGAAATCTGCATGGGCGTGGGGATGCTGGTCTTCTTCGCCAAGGTGCTGTCGTGGCCGCATGACCTGCCGTGGCCACTCGACCTCGGTAATATCATCATCGCCCACGTCTCCTTCTCATTCCCATTTGTTGCCGTGGTTGTGCGGGCGCGTCTGGGATCGTTCAACCGTGAACTGGAGGAGGCGGCCAAGGATCTGGGGGCCTCGGAATTCCGCGCGCTTATGGATGTGGTCATTCCGCATATCCAGCCGTCGCTGATCGCTGGCGGGCTGCTGGCCTTCACCCTGTCGCTCGATGATTTCGTCATTACCTTCTTCACCGCCGGGCCGGATACGGTCACCTTCCCGGTCAAGGTCTATTCCATGGTGCGCTTCTCGGTGACGCCGGAGGTCAATGCGGCCTCGACCATCCTGATCGTGGTCACTGTCCTGCTCACCTTCCTCGCGCTCAAGTTCCAGGGCTCCAGTGCCCTTACCGCCGGCCACGGCGCCGACGACCAATAG